Within the Erigeron canadensis isolate Cc75 chromosome 6, C_canadensis_v1, whole genome shotgun sequence genome, the region CctcaacttttatatttgttaatgtGAATCTTAGCTATTTAATTAGGTACTGTTAGAACCGAAAAAACTAcacaatacatatattttgtttttaaataagACTGTTCTTGCTAGTGATACTAAATTATAGACATATAGTTTCTATCAATGGAATATCAAAACTTACAAAAAGATGCACTCTTCCAAGTCTGTCAGCCAGTTTTGTTACTTCTATTGCCAGTGACAACGGTCATGGCAGAACCATCACCATACATAAATACATTCATATGGTTTTTGGTCACGATTACATGCTCATCATATATCCCTTGTTTTACATAAACAACATATCTCCCTTTGTTTCCTTTTGGATATGCCGCCAAAGCATCGGTTATGGTTTTAAACTGCCCACTTCCATCCTTGGCCACCACTGCATTTGGTGTTAGACCTGCATTGCCACCTGCCAACAATCTCTGGTCAGCCACTGACATCCACACGGGATATCTACTTTCATCGGTGCCAAGAAGGCGCCTTCCAGTACCTTTCACAATTGGGATATTAAATATTTGGGACATATTTGGCATGTCAGCTATAATAGCAATTGCATTGAAGACATGTTGAGTTGCATTTAAGAGAATTTTTGACATAGATTCCCTTAATTTCAATCGGTCATTAAACCCGTCCAAACATGTTTCTTGATAGGCCACAACCGCGCTTAGCCAGTTCATGAGGTCGAGTTCTTCCTCACGAATGATTTGTGGATCATGCTTTTCCACTAGATTTAATGAAGCATGGAGATCATCAAGGGCATACCCCAAAAGCTCATTGCAAACATCTAGAGCTTGATCATTAGCATCAACATTATTGGCTATTAACAATGGTCCAACATTGGTAATGACATTGGTAACAACATG harbors:
- the LOC122604955 gene encoding pectinesterase/pectinesterase inhibitor-like, which codes for MSSKDVLNTTIYGVIHVVTNVITNVGPLLIANNVDANDQALDVCNELLGYALDDLHASLNLVEKHDPQIIREEELDLMNWLSAVVAYQETCLDGFNDRLKLRESMSKILLNATQHVFNAIAIIADMPNMSQIFNIPIVKGTGRRLLGTDESRYPVWMSVADQRLLAGGNAGLTPNAVVAKDGSGQFKTITDALAAYPKGNKGRYVVYVKQGIYDEHVIVTKNHMNVFMYGDGSAMTVVTGNRSNKTG